Part of the Terriglobales bacterium genome, GGCGGCGGTCTTGCCCTTCACAGCGGGAGCTTTGACGGCGGGTTTGCCGGCGGCATCGGCGCCGTGGCACATGGCACAATTCGCCTTGAACAGGGCCGCACCGTCTTCCGCCGCCCAGGACAGGTTGGGAAGAGCGATGAACAGGACGAGCGCGATCATCAGAACGAGGATCGTGAGTTTGTACGTCTTCATGATAGCCAGTCTCCTTGTAGATCGTTCCTTACTGCGAGCCAGGATTGGTTTCCAACTGCTGAAATTTTCAACCCTAGGGTCCTGAGCAGGCTGTGAGGCCGATCACTCGTGAGGGTGACGCGTGTTGCAAAGATCAACAGTGAGAGGAAGTTGACCTGTGTTTTCAATGGCCGGCTGGCGTTTGCTCACCGATCAGCAGGGATTCCGGAGAGGTGTTAAAGAATTATGCGTCTTCGCCGAGCGATGAGTTTATGAACAGCTCGCCGTTGTGTTGCGGAATACAACAGTTGGATACGCTGACCCAGATGCTCGGGCATCACTGCGCGCAACTAAGAAAGATTTCCCGCCACAATTGGTCTCGCCCGGCTCCGGTGCGGGCGGAAAAAGCCACCGCGCTCTCGGAGTGGAAGTCGGCATGGATCCGCTGCA contains:
- a CDS encoding c-type cytochrome, whose amino-acid sequence is MKTYKLTILVLMIALVLFIALPNLSWAAEDGAALFKANCAMCHGADAAGKPAVKAPAVKGKTAADVTKAMANPKHAAVQKKVNEAQIKAIGDYLASLK